A genomic segment from Biomphalaria glabrata chromosome 16, xgBioGlab47.1, whole genome shotgun sequence encodes:
- the LOC106065788 gene encoding uncharacterized protein LOC106065788, which yields MIAPAFLLTIVLLYSTCVHGFFFSSEPEKTWNALKTTWGANPFSSDNFVEMPRTEEKAIKEGFVKISGCNESSAFRGSRYVKSGDYAVVLLFDANGYIAGIQTGVSNHLGNGFPSSNMRPLFSEDRDQLFLTAYFVEPSLICAKGRSASEFELQGTGSNLYFQKGSDPADLILMPRDESALSGTKWGDGKCFITMGKHYWYDFRIDTSCTDYFPMFLMYNDGMLNAFGWALAAELTSRRFEHPPKSLLSLFIDTVPRCLYDLDHMSTMHIFLTDKIRKNRC from the exons AGCCTGAAAAGACATGGAACGCACTGAAAACTACATGGGGAGCTAACCCTTTCAGTTCGGATAATTTTGTGGAAATGCCAAGGACCGAAGAAAAGGCTATAAAAGAAGG ttttgtaaaaatcagTGGATGCAACGAAAGTAGTGCGTTCAGAGGTTCTCGTTACGTGAAGTCTGGCGACTATGCAGTGGTTCTACTCTTCGACGCCAATGGCTACATTGCAGGAATACAGACAGGCGTGTCGAATCATCTTGGCAACGGTTTTCCATCCAGCAACATGCGGCCCTTGTTTAGCGAAGATAGGGATCAATTGTTTCTCACGGCCTACTTCGTAGAGCCTT ctttgatCTGCGCTAAAGGAAGATCAGCCTCGGAGTTTGAACTTCAAGGCACTGGGTCTAACTTATACTTTCAAAAGGGAAGCGACCCAGCTGACCTTATACTGATGCCGAGAGACGAGAGTGCTCTCTCTGGAACAAAGTGGGGCGATGGGAAATGTTTTATAACCATGG GGAAACATTACTGGTATGACTTCAGAATAGACACATCATGCACGGATTACTTCCCCATGTTTCTCATGTATAACGATGGAATGCTGAACGCATTTGGCTGGGCGCTGGCTGCGGAACTCACATCGAGGCGCTTTGAGCACCCACCAAAAAGCCTTCTCAGTCTTTTCATAGACACTGTCCCAAGATGCCTGTACGACCTTGACCACATGTCCACCATGCATATCTTTTTGACGGACAAAATCCGTAAAAACCGgtgttaa